From Phenylobacterium montanum, the proteins below share one genomic window:
- a CDS encoding cob(I)yrinic acid a,c-diamide adenosyltransferase, whose protein sequence is MVTLNRIYTRTGDKGLTRLASGAPVSKADQRVEAYGAVDETNACLGLVRLHTADDPVLDAILARAQNELFDLGADLATPGDKPGALRIVQGQVDRLEQEIDLLNEALSPLTSFVLPGGTAAAAALHLARTVCRRAEREVVRLAATGERVEDPALRYLNRLSDLLFVASRWANGTGAGDVLWTPGGTR, encoded by the coding sequence ATGGTGACGCTGAACCGCATCTATACCCGCACCGGCGACAAGGGCCTGACGCGGCTGGCCAGCGGCGCCCCGGTCAGCAAGGCCGACCAGAGGGTCGAGGCCTATGGCGCGGTGGACGAGACCAACGCCTGCCTGGGCCTGGTGCGCCTGCACACGGCGGATGATCCGGTGCTGGACGCGATCCTGGCGCGGGCGCAGAACGAACTGTTCGACCTGGGCGCGGACCTGGCCACTCCAGGCGACAAGCCGGGCGCCTTGCGCATCGTGCAGGGCCAGGTCGACCGGCTGGAGCAGGAGATCGACCTGCTGAACGAAGCGCTCTCGCCCCTGACCTCGTTCGTCCTGCCGGGCGGGACGGCCGCGGCGGCGGCGCTGCATCTGGCCCGCACGGTTTGCCGCCGGGCGGAGCGGGAGGTGGTGCGGCTGGCGGCGACCGGCGAGCGGGTGGAGGACCCGGCCCTGCGCTACCTGAACCGGCTGTCCGACCTTTTGTTCGTCGCCTCGCGCTGGGCGAACGGCACGGGCGCCGGCGACGTGCTGTGGACGCCCGGCGGGACGCGCTGA
- a CDS encoding twin transmembrane helix small protein, with translation MPNLFNFLIPLSLAAVLVTLAFGIYALFRGGDFGRSYSNKLMRLRVLLQFVAVMVLVAAFWWGHHH, from the coding sequence ATGCCCAACCTCTTCAATTTCCTGATACCGCTATCCCTGGCCGCGGTTCTGGTCACCCTGGCCTTCGGCATCTACGCCCTGTTCAGAGGCGGCGATTTCGGCCGATCCTACTCGAATAAGTTGATGAGATTGCGGGTTCTGCTTCAGTTTGTCGCAGTGATGGTGCTGGTCGCCGCCTTCTGGTGGGGACACCACCACTGA
- a CDS encoding TetR/AcrR family transcriptional regulator → MNHRPAYAVAAFNDAPPTRRALAKQRTRQRLLEAARRLFAERGYEAATVRDIAAAADLSTGAVFASFADKAELFTEVIVSDYEQLAERMDALDLEALPAREALMSIFAIAYQNQIEQLGLIQAAISFSWQRDHTAELRSRQGMKLLTALISAVLQRGVQSGELSDRLDVRLTTEMLWDCYMANYRRAIFDHWDAKALCERLSAQIDLMLAGFRAAA, encoded by the coding sequence ATGAACCATAGACCCGCCTACGCCGTCGCCGCCTTCAACGATGCGCCCCCGACCCGGCGCGCCCTGGCCAAGCAACGGACGCGGCAACGCCTTCTGGAAGCGGCCCGCCGCCTGTTCGCCGAGCGCGGCTACGAAGCCGCCACGGTGCGCGACATCGCCGCCGCCGCCGACCTCTCCACCGGAGCCGTCTTCGCCAGCTTCGCCGACAAGGCGGAGCTGTTCACCGAGGTGATCGTCTCCGACTACGAACAGCTGGCCGAACGCATGGACGCCCTGGACCTCGAGGCCCTGCCGGCCCGCGAGGCCCTGATGAGCATCTTCGCCATCGCCTACCAGAACCAGATCGAGCAACTCGGCCTCATCCAGGCGGCGATCAGCTTCTCCTGGCAGCGCGACCACACGGCCGAGCTGCGCAGCCGCCAAGGCATGAAGCTTCTGACCGCGCTGATCTCCGCCGTCCTGCAGCGCGGCGTGCAGTCGGGGGAACTGTCCGACCGGCTCGACGTTCGTCTGACGACGGAAATGCTCTGGGACTGCTACATGGCCAATTATCGCCGGGCCATCTTCGACCACTGGGACGCCAAGGCCCTGTGCGAGCGCCTTTCGGCCCAGATCGACCTGATGCTGGCCGGCTTCCGCGCCGCCGCCTGA